Sequence from the Prunus persica cultivar Lovell chromosome G5, Prunus_persica_NCBIv2, whole genome shotgun sequence genome:
ACTGACATTTTTAGATGAAATTGTTAAGAATACGAGTAGATAGACCTATTTTACATAGTTTAGTGCataaatttaatgaaaaaaaaagtgttgaaGTAAATTAACATATCACGAGATATGTACCACATAGAATTCGCGTTGAACAATGAGATAAAACTAAATAGATTTGAGTATCTCTCATAACCCAAATTTACTGCcgaccttaattaattaaagcattTGAAAGTAAACATTAAATACGTGTAATCACTTACAAACTCTACATATCAGATAAGGTTGGGCGGAAATAatttcattatatatttatctttttttaaaaaattttctcATTCCCTACGTTAGCGTATTCAAAGGAGACGTCTACTttctacaattttttattctattGTATTTCATAATATGCTTTACAATTTGTAATGCTGCTTTGTCTTTACGCTAGCTCACATCATATGTGGCATGCCAcaataaaaacataataaaataaaataaaataaaagtttggACTTTGCAGAGGTCTGtcgaaaataaaacaaaagtccaTTGGACCATAAATTGAtccaaaattcaaagcccaatgGGCCTCTAAAGAAGACTCAATCAATCCTATTATCACTAAACGCTGTCGTTTCGAGTTTCCGTCTGAACGCTCCGATGAATCACGGCCCGGCTCGTCTTTTGACGAGAAGCGATATTTTAGAGCCGAGCCGAGGTAACGAGTCAAAACTCGACGGACGCCAACACAAATTCACAAAactcagaaaaaaaataaagaaaaaagaaaactggcTCTATCTTTTTCAGTTCCGCTTAATCGTTCGCGAGAAGAAGCCATTTTCGTCCGTGCGGATAAAGATCCGTTCTTTCAAGCTCTTCGCCCCAGCAAAGAGAAGCCATAGCTTTCCAGATTCCAGGTACACAAATTTTCAAACACCAATCTTTCGATGCTTGGGAGCTGTATTCTGGGGAATTATCGAAATTCGTAGTCTTGTTAGAGATTTTGAAAACAATGCATCCAGACTGAGAATGATGTGAATTGGGATTTCTTAGGCTTAGGTTTAGGTTTAGGTTTAGGGGTTGTTTGTTTGATTGCGAGGAGACTAGGGTTTTTTGGTTTCAGGAGATTGGAGGTTGGAATTATGAAGGGTCGATCGCACCGCCTTCAGAACTCGGACCCTCCGGACGACTGGGTTAACGGGTCGTGGACCGTGGACTGCCTGTGCGGTGTGAATTTCGACGATGGCGAAGAGATGGTCAATTGCGACGAGTGTGGCGTATGGGTGCACACCAGGTGCTCTAGGTACGTGAAGGGAGATGATAATTTCGTTTGTGATAAATGTAAGACTAGGAACAATAGGAATGAGAGCGAGGAAACTGAGGTTGCGCAGTTGTTGGTGGAGCTTCCTACTAAGACTGTCAGAATGGAGAGTTCTTATGCCCATCCGCCGAATGTGCCTACTCGCCGCCCTTTTAGGCTTTGGACTGATATACCGATGGAGGAGAGGGTACATGTTCAGGGAATTCCGGGTGGGGACCCTGCTATATTTGGTGGATTATCGTCGGTTTTTACTCCCGAGTTGTGGAAGTCTACTGGGTATGTGCCCAAGAAGTTCAATTTTCAGTATAGGGAATTCCCTTGTTGGGATGATAAGAAGGAGGATGATGCTAGATTTGACGAAGACAATGAGAACCCTGTTAATAAAGGTGCTGGTGTTCTGTTCTCTTTGTTGGCAAACCCAGTGGCTGCTTTGGTGGGGATGAGGGGCCGAGAAGAGGATGGCGGGTATGACAAGAATGTGTCTTTGAAAGAACCGAAAAGGTGGGATAATGAGGTTGATGATCTTAGATGTGGTCAGAGTGGTGTGAAGAAGGAGAGAAGCTTACTTCGGCCTGTTGTATTCCATTCCGGCAAGCGAAAAAAGGATGATTTGGGGACATGCAAAGATCGGAGTAGCAAGAAGAAAGCTAGAGCTGCTGATAAAGAGGTTGATGCAAAGAAAAGAACCGCACAATCGTCTAAATCAGGTGATTTGCTGTGCTTTAGATGCTTTAAATGCTTTCTGTGTTTACTTTCtttgtttacttttctttatgtGATGGAACATATCAGTTTTCGATTTTGATAACTTACAAATGGTAAGAAATATAGCAGTGGGTGAAATCTTGCAGTCGTAGACATGCTCCTGTTAACTCCTacttttgtgttttaatttttattactaGTGTTTACACCCCCGAGTGATGCAAAACAATTGGAATTTTCTGAGGACAGAGGTCCGAAGACTTCCAAGGCTGACATTCAGAGTATGAAGAATAAGAAGTTGAGTGACTCTGTGGTCAGAGAACCTGCAGCACCTGCAGCAAACTCTTCTGTTGAAAAGAACTCTTCGGAAGCTGTAATTTCTGACATTTCTAAACATAAGCTTTCATTTGGTGATGGACCGAAGGATGACAAGGTTGGCCAGCAAGTTCTTGCAGTGCAGGGGAATATCACCCTTACCAAACCTGATGATGCTGTCACGCCTTTGTTAGAGAACAATGACAATGCCACTGATCATGTAAAACCAGAGGTATGCTTTACTGATACTCACCTTTAGCGGGTTACTTAgtgtttattttgtattttgtagtTTTCAAAACACATCGCTTCATTAGCCCCTTGATTTCAACATTTATCCCCTTAATGGCACCATCGCTGCAATTCCCACTGTCTCCTCCATTTGGTACACTATGAATAATTGGATTATTcacaatttattttgaaaggTTGTAACCATGTTTTGCCTCTGTGAAGTTAAATAAGAAACAAAGTCTTGGCATATTTGTTCGTTTCCCTAAAATTTGATGCCAAGCATGTAGTAAGCCTATAACTAAATTGACAATTTGAAGAGGTAAAAAACAATAGACAAAAGCATCAGCTTCCACTCTCTATGCAAGTAATGGATTTATGCATTTAAGGACTACTGGATTTGACACTATTTAATGCTCATTCATTGGACTGCAAATCTGGTGCTTTATGTGTGTTTTGAGATTTTAGAGTTCAACTATTTTGTGGAAATGACAAATCTTGTAATTACAATAGGGAGATAGCATGGCAGatgataatttggatgtgAAACCTCCCATTGAAGATGTTGCTGCACCAGAAATTAAGAATCAGGTTCAATATCCTACTGGTGGCGTGTCTATAGAACATTGTTCCAAAGTGAAAACAGAAGAACATGATGACAATTCTAGGAGCCCTTTAAATGCTCAGTCTTCTCCTCATGTTGATGCGCAGGATCTTGTCGTATCTTCAGATCACATGTCCGAAAGTTCAAAGATTAATGATGTGACAGTAAATGGCCCATTGTCCAGTGACCATAAGGTGCTAGGTGCTGACAGAAATTCAGAAGCAGCTAGTGATTCTCAGACAGACAAGGGTGTTGAATTATCTGTTGATTCTTGCCAGCTTAAACGAGAATGGGAAGGTTCTGAGGATTCAATGACTCTGCAAAAAAGTTCTTCAGATGCCAACCATGGTTTGGTGTTTGCCGAAGAGCTTTCAAAACCCGGTGGGACTATCTTAAACTCTCCAGCAGTACCCAGTCAGTGTAAAACGGTAGTAGTCTGTGCTGGAAAATCTTCCACTGTTTCATCCACCATTGCAATCTCCAAATCATCCACTTATGATAACTTAAAATCTGGTGATGCTCAGAATCCTAATCCAATCCCCAAGCAACGAGTAATGTCTGAAAGTAATGTTAGCATTAAAAAGGATCGTGCTTCATGTGAGGATATGGATGAAGACAGGGACAATATGTCAAGGAAAACAGGGAAAGAGCAATTAAGATCCCCTACTAATTCTGCTCTGAAAACCTCACACTCAAGCCGGAATCATGATTCCATTTCCAAGTGGACCACATCAGATTCAAAAGATTCAGTGCTTCACTCATCTTCCAAAACATCTTCAACTGGGAATACTGCAGTTCCTTCAGGCTCTAGTGAGCCTGTTGGATCTCTGCCAAGCCAGAAGGTTTTACATGCTCATAATAAGTGTTCAGCTTCAAGCGCATTGCAAAGAGGTGAAAAGTTTAACCAGACAACTTCATCTAAGACTAATCAGAGTCACACCACGTCTGCTTGTCCACCTGCACCATCAAGTTTGCAGGCAAAACTAAGTGACGAAGAAGTGAGAAAAAAATTTTCATTGCTTTATATTGTTATCTTTCATTGCTGGTAGTAGGTTTCCTCTGATAAgatgttatatattttattgggATTTTGGCAGCTTGCATTACTTTTACATCAACAACTCAACAGTTCTCCGAGAGTGCCTCGTGTACCACGTGTTCGCAATGCATCTAGCTTACCTCAGTTGGCTTCTCCAAGTGCAACAAGCACGTTAATGAAGCGCACATCTAGTTCTGGAGGAAAGGATCAGAATTCGGTAGGATgtcaaattttatattatctttggaaaaaaaatatgatgtgATTTTACCTAttcttttaatgaaaaaatatgTCTAAATTTATGCAGATTCCAATATGAACTGTTAAAACTGGTTCTTTTTGTTACTAAGAAACTCATTcctacataaaataataatataaaaaatactcTGAGTCAGGGTTCTGCTAACTAATCCCATTGATACAATCTATAGGTGTCTAGAAGAAAAGTCAGGGATAAAGATGGGTTCCGAAGTTCCCGTGAACATGATGATGAAGCTAAAAGGATTGACAGGGTACCATCTTCTTCAGATCAAAGAAGACAAG
This genomic interval carries:
- the LOC18776117 gene encoding uncharacterized protein LOC18776117 isoform X1 — translated: MKGRSHRLQNSDPPDDWVNGSWTVDCLCGVNFDDGEEMVNCDECGVWVHTRCSRYVKGDDNFVCDKCKTRNNRNESEETEVAQLLVELPTKTVRMESSYAHPPNVPTRRPFRLWTDIPMEERVHVQGIPGGDPAIFGGLSSVFTPELWKSTGYVPKKFNFQYREFPCWDDKKEDDARFDEDNENPVNKGAGVLFSLLANPVAALVGMRGREEDGGYDKNVSLKEPKRWDNEVDDLRCGQSGVKKERSLLRPVVFHSGKRKKDDLGTCKDRSSKKKARAADKEVDAKKRTAQSSKSVFTPPSDAKQLEFSEDRGPKTSKADIQSMKNKKLSDSVVREPAAPAANSSVEKNSSEAVISDISKHKLSFGDGPKDDKVGQQVLAVQGNITLTKPDDAVTPLLENNDNATDHVKPEGDSMADDNLDVKPPIEDVAAPEIKNQVQYPTGGVSIEHCSKVKTEEHDDNSRSPLNAQSSPHVDAQDLVVSSDHMSESSKINDVTVNGPLSSDHKVLGADRNSEAASDSQTDKGVELSVDSCQLKREWEGSEDSMTLQKSSSDANHGLVFAEELSKPGGTILNSPAVPSQCKTVVVCAGKSSTVSSTIAISKSSTYDNLKSGDAQNPNPIPKQRVMSESNVSIKKDRASCEDMDEDRDNMSRKTGKEQLRSPTNSALKTSHSSRNHDSISKWTTSDSKDSVLHSSSKTSSTGNTAVPSGSSEPVGSLPSQKVLHAHNKCSASSALQRGEKFNQTTSSKTNQSHTTSACPPAPSSLQAKLSDEELALLLHQQLNSSPRVPRVPRVRNASSLPQLASPSATSTLMKRTSSSGGKDQNSVSRRKVRDKDGFRSSREHDDEAKRIDRVPSSSDQRRQDAACTSDVAAKREDNLSSTVVHSSKRNIHSASTATANSGPSSSTEASDRNVSSVRSSPRNASDDDTGAVGPVHRTLPGLINEIMSKGRRMTYEELCNAVLPHWHNLRKHNGERYAYTSPSQAVLDCLRNRHEWARLVDRGPKTNSSRKKRKLDAEDSEDNEYCRGKNPKESEGKSIETQREDFPKGKRKARKRRRLALQGRGIKDVREKRKADLLSDDDIGPSFSNSTEGSMSSEDDIQGGGACPVGSEASTGSDETGAM
- the LOC18776117 gene encoding uncharacterized protein LOC18776117 isoform X2, coding for MKGRSHRLQNSDPPDDWVNGSWTVDCLCGVNFDDGEEMVNCDECGVWVHTRCSRYVKGDDNFVCDKCKTRNNRNESEETEVAQLLVELPTKTVRMESSYAHPPNVPTRRPFRLWTDIPMEERVHVQGIPGGDPAIFGGLSSVFTPELWKSTGYVPKKFNFQYREFPCWDDKKEDDARFDEDNENPVNKGAGVLFSLLANPVAALVGMRGREEDGGYDKNVSLKEPKRWDNEVDDLRCGQSGVKKERSLLRPVVFHSGKRKKDDLGTCKDRSSKKKARAADKEVDAKKRTAQSSKSVFTPPSDAKQLEFSEDRGPKTSKADIQSMKNKKLSDSVVREPAAPAANSSVEKNSSEAVISDISKHKLSFGDGPKDDKVGQQVLAVQGNITLTKPDDAVTPLLENNDNATDHVKPEGDSMADDNLDVKPPIEDVAAPEIKNQDLVVSSDHMSESSKINDVTVNGPLSSDHKVLGADRNSEAASDSQTDKGVELSVDSCQLKREWEGSEDSMTLQKSSSDANHGLVFAEELSKPGGTILNSPAVPSQCKTVVVCAGKSSTVSSTIAISKSSTYDNLKSGDAQNPNPIPKQRVMSESNVSIKKDRASCEDMDEDRDNMSRKTGKEQLRSPTNSALKTSHSSRNHDSISKWTTSDSKDSVLHSSSKTSSTGNTAVPSGSSEPVGSLPSQKVLHAHNKCSASSALQRGEKFNQTTSSKTNQSHTTSACPPAPSSLQAKLSDEELALLLHQQLNSSPRVPRVPRVRNASSLPQLASPSATSTLMKRTSSSGGKDQNSVSRRKVRDKDGFRSSREHDDEAKRIDRVPSSSDQRRQDAACTSDVAAKREDNLSSTVVHSSKRNIHSASTATANSGPSSSTEASDRNVSSVRSSPRNASDDDTGAVGPVHRTLPGLINEIMSKGRRMTYEELCNAVLPHWHNLRKHNGERYAYTSPSQAVLDCLRNRHEWARLVDRGPKTNSSRKKRKLDAEDSEDNEYCRGKNPKESEGKSIETQREDFPKGKRKARKRRRLALQGRGIKDVREKRKADLLSDDDIGPSFSNSTEGSMSSEDDIQGGGACPVGSEASTGSDETGAM